The following proteins are encoded in a genomic region of Gimesia algae:
- the hisF gene encoding imidazole glycerol phosphate synthase subunit HisF, which yields MLAKRIIPCLDVHAGRVVKGVNFVNLQDAGDPVEVAARYEEQGADELVFLDITASHEEREIILDIVRRTSEVIFMPLTVGGGIRTLEDIRALLSAGCDKVSINSSAVKDPDLIREAALRFGSQCIVVNIDPKRVQKDGKEFWEVHVNGGRVPTGLEAIEWAQKVEDLGAGEIVLTSMDADGTKDGYDLPMTRAVAEAVTIPVVASGGAGCPEHLYQILTAGKASAALAASIFHYGTHPVDETKHYLAERGIPIRFKSEVSLNRV from the coding sequence ATGCTGGCGAAACGAATCATACCCTGCCTCGATGTACATGCAGGCCGGGTGGTCAAAGGGGTCAATTTCGTCAATCTTCAGGATGCGGGAGACCCGGTGGAAGTCGCAGCGCGCTATGAAGAACAGGGGGCCGATGAACTCGTCTTTCTGGACATCACTGCCAGCCATGAAGAACGCGAGATCATTCTGGATATCGTCCGCCGTACGTCGGAGGTCATCTTCATGCCTTTGACGGTTGGCGGGGGAATTCGAACACTCGAAGATATCCGTGCGTTACTGAGTGCAGGCTGTGACAAAGTTTCCATCAATTCTTCCGCCGTCAAAGATCCGGACCTGATCCGCGAAGCCGCGCTGCGATTTGGCAGCCAGTGTATCGTCGTCAATATCGATCCCAAACGGGTGCAGAAAGACGGTAAAGAATTCTGGGAAGTGCACGTAAACGGGGGTCGTGTTCCCACGGGCCTGGAAGCCATCGAATGGGCTCAGAAAGTGGAAGACCTGGGAGCGGGGGAAATCGTACTGACCTCGATGGACGCCGACGGCACAAAAGATGGCTATGATCTGCCGATGACTCGCGCCGTTGCCGAAGCCGTCACAATCCCCGTCGTGGCCAGCGGGGGCGCCGGCTGCCCTGAACACTTATATCAGATTCTGACCGCAGGCAAAGCCAGCGCTGCGCTCGCAGCCAGCATTTTTCACTATGGAACCCATCCGGTTGATGAAACGAAACACTACCTGGCAGAACGGGGAATTCCGATTCGATTCAAAAGCGAAGTCTCCTTGAACCGGGTGTAA
- a CDS encoding carboxypeptidase-like regulatory domain-containing protein, which produces MNRIKSMTSKFLLVTLSVYCLGCSGGDSVDLGTVSGVITMDGAPLPDAIIVFIPDKGNPSTGRTDASGNYELAYLGDSKGAIVGSHTVKITTGEPLEETIDGDTDLANTDITDTTEVETPPVESDGDMTQSRPRPKPKKKGEEDPIPAKYNSKTELKADVTAGVNTVNFDLKSK; this is translated from the coding sequence ATGAATCGTATTAAAAGTATGACATCGAAATTCCTGCTGGTGACATTATCAGTTTATTGTCTGGGATGTTCTGGCGGAGATTCGGTGGATCTCGGAACGGTTTCTGGCGTTATCACCATGGATGGGGCACCACTGCCTGATGCCATCATTGTTTTTATACCAGACAAAGGGAATCCCTCTACAGGGCGAACCGATGCAAGTGGTAATTACGAACTTGCCTATCTGGGCGACTCCAAGGGCGCTATTGTTGGCAGTCATACTGTGAAGATTACCACGGGAGAGCCACTGGAAGAAACCATAGATGGGGACACAGACTTAGCGAATACAGATATTACAGATACGACTGAGGTCGAGACCCCACCCGTGGAATCGGATGGTGATATGACACAGAGCAGACCACGTCCCAAGCCCAAAAAGAAAGGTGAGGAGGACCCTATTCCTGCAAAATACAATTCGAAAACCGAGTTGAAGGCAGATGTCACTGCGGGAGTCAATACGGTTAACTTTGATCTGAAGTCAAAATAA
- a CDS encoding DUF1559 domain-containing protein, translated as MMKRLTAKRGFTLIELLVVIAIIAILIALLLPAVQQAREAARRSTCKNNLKQIGLALHNYHETHRSFPQMHVENIRNTTYDPDTDSYLAWSVMLLPFMDQSSLYNQINMNAPWRANYTGTPPQLALVKTILPAFNCPSDPMEGLNTNIGSWGKSNYPAIYSPCNIKPGATAGSCYAGPFNNHAVTRMRDFTDGVSNVIMVGERTTEGVNAGGLWIGASNSSGTAGNYANWPYHTALVRTWQGATATPDPSTIYLINGINNNTGTKYEWSLSSSHTGGCHFVFGDGRVKFISENVNGDTLVYLAAINDKNVLGEY; from the coding sequence ATGATGAAACGACTCACAGCAAAACGGGGATTCACCCTGATTGAACTTCTGGTGGTGATTGCCATCATCGCGATTTTGATCGCACTTTTACTGCCGGCTGTGCAACAGGCACGTGAAGCAGCTCGCAGAAGCACCTGTAAAAACAACCTGAAGCAGATTGGGCTGGCCTTACACAACTATCATGAAACGCATCGTTCATTTCCCCAGATGCATGTAGAAAACATTCGAAATACAACGTACGATCCTGATACGGATAGTTACCTTGCCTGGAGTGTGATGCTGCTTCCCTTCATGGATCAGTCCTCACTTTACAATCAGATTAATATGAATGCGCCTTGGCGTGCCAATTATACGGGGACTCCTCCACAACTTGCACTCGTCAAAACTATCCTCCCTGCTTTCAACTGCCCGTCTGACCCCATGGAAGGACTCAATACCAACATCGGATCCTGGGGTAAGTCGAATTATCCCGCGATTTATTCGCCCTGTAACATTAAACCCGGCGCGACCGCAGGTTCATGTTATGCCGGTCCATTTAACAATCATGCTGTCACCCGCATGCGTGACTTTACCGACGGCGTCAGCAATGTAATTATGGTTGGTGAAAGAACGACAGAAGGGGTAAATGCAGGCGGTCTCTGGATTGGTGCATCTAACTCTAGTGGTACAGCTGGTAATTATGCAAACTGGCCATATCACACTGCGCTGGTTCGAACCTGGCAGGGTGCAACAGCAACCCCGGATCCTTCCACGATCTATCTGATCAACGGGATCAATAATAATACGGGAACCAAATATGAATGGTCGCTGAGTAGCTCTCATACGGGAGGCTGCCACTTTGTTTTCGGTGACGGTCGAGTCAAATTCATCAGCGAAAACGTAAACGGCGATACCCTGGTTTATCTCGCCGCCATCAATGACAAGAATGTCTTAGGCGAGTATTAA
- a CDS encoding carboxypeptidase-like regulatory domain-containing protein — protein MVILTSCCLGCTGGNDVDLGSVSGVVTMDGKPLSNAIVVFVPEKGNPSSGRTDEQGTYDLTYLGNSRGAIVGSHKVKITSRDPNELDEEIDGDTDFAKVAMSETLDIATPPVESDGDMTKKRPVTTPNKKGKEEPIPARYNSQTELIKKVTAGENTIDFDLKSE, from the coding sequence ATGGTCATTTTAACTTCCTGCTGTCTGGGTTGTACCGGTGGAAACGACGTCGATCTGGGTAGCGTCTCGGGAGTTGTCACCATGGATGGCAAGCCACTCTCCAATGCCATTGTTGTATTTGTACCTGAGAAAGGGAATCCTTCTTCTGGTCGAACTGACGAACAAGGAACGTATGATCTCACCTATCTGGGAAATTCCAGGGGAGCGATTGTAGGTAGCCACAAAGTGAAAATTACCTCCCGCGATCCAAATGAACTGGACGAAGAAATTGACGGCGATACAGATTTTGCGAAAGTGGCTATGTCTGAGACTCTCGACATAGCCACTCCCCCTGTAGAATCCGATGGTGACATGACCAAGAAAAGACCTGTAACCACTCCCAACAAGAAAGGCAAAGAAGAACCAATTCCTGCCAGATATAATTCTCAGACAGAATTAATCAAGAAAGTCACGGCAGGAGAAAACACAATCGATTTTGATTTGAAATCAGAGTAG
- a CDS encoding DUF1559 domain-containing protein, producing the protein MRRLTKKRGFTLIELLVVIAIIAILVALLLPAVQQAREAARRSTCKNSLKQIGLALHNYHDTHRTFPPAHIENIRNTTYDPPGGENYLAWSAMILPFMDQATVYNKINMNEPWRTPTGTVAQLSLVKTIIPVFNCPSDPMGGLNSNIGSWGKSNYPALMSPCNIKPGNTAGSCYTGAFNYHNINRMKNFTDGASNLIMVGERTTEDRGSGAIWIGAQGYVHSSAGNVANWPYHTALVRTWQGPTATPDPSTIYLINGINNNDGLRYAWSLSSSHTGGCHFLLGDGSVRFISENIDGDTLVYLAAINDKNVIGEF; encoded by the coding sequence ATGAGACGACTCACAAAGAAACGGGGATTTACCCTGATTGAACTCCTGGTCGTAATTGCGATCATTGCGATCCTCGTTGCTCTGCTGTTGCCTGCTGTGCAACAGGCACGCGAAGCAGCTCGCAGAAGTACCTGTAAGAACAGTCTGAAGCAGATTGGACTGGCTCTACACAACTATCACGACACACATCGTACGTTCCCTCCCGCGCATATAGAGAACATACGCAACACAACTTATGACCCCCCAGGTGGAGAAAACTACCTTGCCTGGAGCGCCATGATTTTACCGTTCATGGACCAGGCCACCGTCTACAACAAGATCAACATGAACGAACCGTGGCGTACCCCCACGGGAACGGTCGCACAGCTGTCTCTTGTAAAAACCATCATCCCGGTATTCAACTGCCCTTCTGATCCCATGGGCGGACTCAATTCCAACATCGGATCCTGGGGTAAGTCAAACTACCCGGCGCTTATGTCTCCCTGTAATATCAAGCCTGGCAACACAGCAGGGAGTTGTTATACGGGTGCTTTTAATTACCACAACATCAACAGAATGAAAAACTTTACCGATGGTGCGAGTAATCTGATTATGGTTGGTGAAAGAACTACCGAAGATCGTGGTTCAGGAGCCATCTGGATTGGTGCGCAAGGCTATGTTCACTCGTCTGCGGGAAATGTCGCCAACTGGCCTTACCATACTGCCCTGGTGCGGACGTGGCAGGGACCAACAGCGACACCAGATCCTTCCACGATCTACCTCATCAATGGTATCAATAACAATGATGGCCTGAGGTATGCCTGGTCTTTAAGCAGTTCACATACAGGTGGCTGCCACTTCTTACTGGGTGATGGCAGTGTCCGCTTCATCAGTGAAAATATCGACGGGGACACGCTGGTTTACCTGGCTGCCATCAACGATAAAAATGTCATTGGTGAGTTCTAA
- a CDS encoding sialidase family protein: MNQSRLYSPAVFVAVIAGVLPINMMRAGDDAKSTAVESGTIQRVLRLPARENNPRNSEGDFITLKDGRILFVYTHFTGGAADHSSAYLAGRYSSDGGRTWTQEDETIIENDGKQNIMSVSLLRLQDGRIALFYARKNSLHDLLPVMRISADEGVHWSEPLEIIPQNEVGYYVLNNDRVVQLKSGRIVVPLALHQNLPGSDRFNPNAKFLCYYSDDQGKTWQRGTEVVVETQPGGKQPYMQEPGLVELKDGTLMGFCRTNGGSQYVAFSQDGGQTFSELKPSQIISPVSPASIERIPSTGDLLLVWNNHQGIDAKLRGKRTPLTLAISKDEGKTWQQIQNIETNPNGWYCYTAIEFTKDGVLLGHCAGDRTKNNGLAESQITLVPLSVIYGK; this comes from the coding sequence ATGAATCAAAGTCGCCTGTATAGTCCTGCTGTGTTCGTCGCTGTAATCGCTGGTGTATTACCCATCAATATGATGCGGGCCGGAGATGATGCAAAATCAACCGCGGTGGAATCGGGAACCATTCAACGTGTCTTGCGATTACCGGCGCGCGAGAATAATCCCCGCAACAGTGAAGGGGATTTTATCACTCTGAAAGATGGACGCATTCTGTTTGTCTACACTCATTTCACGGGTGGGGCTGCAGACCACTCCTCTGCTTACCTGGCGGGTCGCTACTCATCCGATGGCGGCAGGACCTGGACGCAGGAAGATGAAACGATCATCGAAAATGACGGCAAACAGAACATCATGTCGGTCTCACTGTTGCGGCTGCAGGACGGACGAATCGCCTTGTTTTATGCCCGCAAAAATTCGCTCCATGATTTACTGCCTGTCATGCGCATCAGCGCTGATGAAGGAGTTCACTGGAGCGAACCGCTTGAGATCATTCCTCAAAACGAGGTCGGATATTATGTCTTGAACAATGATCGCGTAGTGCAGTTGAAGAGTGGTCGCATTGTGGTCCCGTTGGCGCTACATCAGAACCTGCCAGGATCAGATCGGTTTAACCCCAATGCAAAATTCCTCTGTTATTACTCTGACGATCAGGGAAAAACCTGGCAGCGTGGAACAGAAGTTGTTGTCGAGACGCAGCCAGGTGGCAAGCAGCCTTACATGCAGGAACCCGGTTTGGTTGAACTGAAAGACGGGACCCTGATGGGATTCTGTCGTACGAATGGCGGCAGTCAGTATGTCGCGTTTTCACAAGATGGAGGCCAGACGTTTTCCGAACTGAAGCCATCCCAGATTATTTCTCCCGTCTCGCCGGCATCCATAGAACGCATTCCTTCCACGGGTGACTTACTGCTGGTCTGGAATAATCACCAGGGAATCGATGCCAAGCTGCGCGGCAAGCGGACGCCGCTGACCCTGGCTATTTCCAAAGACGAAGGCAAGACCTGGCAGCAGATTCAGAATATCGAAACCAATCCGAATGGCTGGTACTGTTACACGGCGATTGAGTTCACGAAAGACGGCGTACTACTGGGACACTGTGCCGGCGATCGTACGAAAAATAATGGACTCGCAGAATCGCAAATCACGCTGGTGCCCCTGTCTGTCATCTACGGAAAGTAA
- a CDS encoding right-handed parallel beta-helix repeat-containing protein, giving the protein MKSLPLSRRDFLGTAVGGGLGVLSLSRLINAGLPTVNDPRATDGDSRFEPEWEDRLSISVGPKSGDISGTSDKALQAAIDYIAGKGGGTVRLLPGTFTLRNALHLPSKIRLQGSGPETIITKGASETVALSEDSDWYDQEITLEKSAGLQVGDGVVLVTKNPSTGSQEVIKRTLVARSGNRFKLNDGLRKNLWLSGKPTVSSLFPLLTSEYTKNVLIEDLTLDGNRENNTNLNGNYGGCIFLQDCNRYTIRNVTARNYNGDGISFQICHDVKVENCHSHDNADLGIHPGSGSQRPLIVNNRFENNHIGLYWCWGVKFGLAEKNQLKGNDISISIGHNDTDNVMRENVIRDSNQVGILFRNDIRGKNFWANRNTVVKNQIINSGAADGVAIDITGKTSDLIITDNVISEERQPMQRTGIRIGPDAGTIKLAENQIQGFMKPVDDQRKTV; this is encoded by the coding sequence ATGAAATCATTGCCCCTTTCCCGTCGTGATTTTCTAGGTACCGCTGTTGGCGGTGGATTGGGGGTGCTCTCATTGAGCCGGCTAATCAATGCCGGCCTGCCGACTGTAAACGACCCGCGTGCCACAGACGGTGATTCACGCTTTGAACCGGAATGGGAAGATCGCCTTTCCATTTCCGTCGGACCGAAATCGGGAGATATCAGCGGTACGAGTGACAAAGCGCTCCAGGCAGCGATTGACTACATAGCCGGTAAAGGAGGAGGCACGGTTCGACTGCTGCCCGGAACATTCACTCTGCGAAATGCGTTGCATCTGCCATCGAAGATTCGGCTGCAGGGAAGTGGCCCGGAAACAATCATCACAAAAGGCGCCTCGGAAACGGTGGCGCTCTCTGAAGATTCTGACTGGTACGATCAGGAAATTACGCTGGAGAAGTCGGCGGGCCTTCAGGTGGGAGATGGAGTCGTTCTCGTGACAAAGAATCCGAGTACCGGCAGTCAGGAAGTCATTAAACGCACGCTGGTGGCACGATCCGGAAACCGGTTCAAGTTGAACGACGGATTGCGCAAGAATTTGTGGCTTTCCGGAAAGCCTACCGTCTCATCCCTGTTTCCGTTATTAACCAGCGAATACACAAAAAATGTATTGATCGAAGATCTGACGCTGGATGGGAATCGGGAAAACAATACCAACCTGAATGGCAACTATGGTGGCTGTATCTTTCTGCAGGACTGCAATCGCTACACGATACGAAACGTGACCGCGAGGAATTATAACGGGGACGGCATCAGCTTTCAGATCTGTCACGATGTCAAAGTCGAGAACTGCCACAGCCACGATAATGCCGACCTGGGAATTCATCCCGGATCGGGTTCACAGCGACCGTTGATTGTGAACAACCGCTTCGAAAATAACCACATCGGGTTGTACTGGTGCTGGGGTGTGAAATTTGGCCTGGCGGAGAAGAATCAGTTAAAAGGCAATGACATCAGTATTTCGATTGGCCATAACGATACCGATAATGTGATGCGGGAAAATGTCATCCGTGACAGTAACCAGGTTGGTATTTTGTTCCGTAATGATATCCGTGGGAAAAACTTCTGGGCGAATCGCAATACGGTGGTCAAGAATCAGATCATCAACAGCGGAGCCGCAGATGGGGTCGCCATCGACATCACTGGCAAGACTTCCGACCTGATAATTACCGATAACGTCATCAGTGAAGAGCGCCAGCCGATGCAGCGCACCGGGATCCGCATTGGACCCGATGCGGGCACGATCAAACTGGCCGAAAATCAGATTCAGGGATTCATGAAGCCGGTCGATGATCAGCGAAAGACCGTCTGA
- a CDS encoding aminotransferase class I/II-fold pyridoxal phosphate-dependent enzyme, producing MRGESEVPSSDDGFTIPVAERVKRLPPYLFGKINKLKYQKRVAGVDVIDLGMGNPTDPPDPLIVEKMTEAVADPRNHRYSVANGIANLRKEVTSRYWKKYGVRLDPDSEVVTCIGSKEGFSHMCLALMGPGDTAIVPSPSFPVHVYAVMLAAGNVIELDVRQPDQFLSNIAYTCEHLYPKPRVVVVNFPHNPSATVIEQDFYVELVRLARKYSFLVISDFAYADICFDGYKAPSFLATPGATEVGVEFTTMSKGFSMAGWRIGFCSGNSEMVRALSTIKGYYDYGLFQPVQIAAIVAMRHCEAAVDSIAAEYQMRRDVFCSGLERLGWEIERPKAGMFVWAKIPEPWAKMGSIDFAMKLLDEGGVAVSPGRGFGEDGEGYLRMAIVENSQRLRQAVKQIGKVMKSEEITAE from the coding sequence ATGCGTGGCGAATCGGAAGTTCCTTCTTCAGATGACGGCTTTACCATCCCCGTCGCTGAACGAGTAAAGCGTTTACCCCCTTACCTTTTTGGAAAAATCAATAAACTGAAATACCAGAAACGTGTGGCGGGCGTGGATGTGATCGACCTGGGGATGGGGAACCCGACCGACCCGCCTGATCCCCTGATTGTCGAGAAGATGACAGAAGCCGTTGCCGACCCGCGGAACCACCGTTATTCCGTCGCCAACGGCATTGCCAACCTCAGAAAAGAAGTGACGTCCCGCTACTGGAAAAAATATGGCGTCCGCCTCGATCCGGATTCGGAAGTCGTCACCTGTATCGGATCGAAAGAGGGCTTCAGCCACATGTGTCTGGCATTGATGGGCCCGGGAGACACTGCGATCGTGCCTTCCCCCTCGTTTCCCGTACACGTGTATGCTGTCATGCTGGCTGCCGGTAACGTCATTGAACTCGATGTGCGGCAGCCCGATCAGTTCCTCTCGAATATTGCTTATACCTGCGAGCATCTGTATCCCAAGCCACGTGTGGTTGTCGTGAATTTTCCGCACAACCCCAGTGCGACCGTCATTGAACAGGACTTCTACGTGGAACTGGTTCGACTGGCACGCAAGTATTCGTTCCTGGTCATCAGCGACTTTGCTTACGCAGACATCTGCTTTGATGGTTACAAAGCGCCCAGCTTTCTGGCAACTCCTGGCGCCACCGAAGTGGGCGTGGAATTTACGACCATGAGTAAAGGTTTCAGTATGGCCGGCTGGCGTATCGGCTTCTGTTCAGGGAATTCGGAGATGGTGCGTGCCCTCTCGACCATCAAAGGTTATTACGATTATGGCCTGTTCCAGCCCGTCCAGATTGCCGCCATCGTCGCCATGCGGCACTGTGAAGCGGCGGTCGACAGTATTGCCGCCGAGTATCAGATGCGACGCGACGTCTTCTGCAGCGGCCTGGAGCGACTCGGCTGGGAAATTGAACGCCCTAAAGCGGGTATGTTCGTCTGGGCCAAGATCCCGGAACCCTGGGCCAAGATGGGATCGATCGATTTCGCAATGAAACTGCTGGACGAAGGTGGCGTCGCCGTCAGCCCCGGACGCGGGTTCGGTGAAGACGGCGAAGGATACCTGCGGATGGCAATCGTCGAAAACTCACAGCGATTGCGACAGGCCGTTAAGCAGATCGGTAAAGTGATGAAGTCAGAAGAAATCACAGCGGAGTAA
- a CDS encoding SurA N-terminal domain-containing protein, translating into MGDPFPNPHATKAKTNSNRKIMFFAAGTGLVLLAGVLLFQAFNAKTGAAGEDKSAGSVRISGSQPSARTQPVAKVGNVVISEDELARECIALYGPEVLENVINRAIIEQACQKAGINVEQAEVHAEVEKIAKRFNLDTKTWYEMLQAERKMNPNQYRRNVIWPMLALRKLAGQRTKLTPEQVQKAFVRDYGPRVKARMIMMDNLSRAQKVWDDVKKHPAEFERYARDYSIEPNSRALGGAIQPIPQFSENESLWKAAFKLHEGEVSGIVQIGLSRYAILLCEGRTEPIVNSIEDVKTQLVDQLTEEQTQEAVARVFAKLKEQTRVDNYITGSTTGGVSQTSGTSFSKGQVNQAIPSPTQGLNGSNR; encoded by the coding sequence ATGGGCGACCCATTCCCAAACCCGCATGCGACCAAAGCCAAGACAAACTCAAATCGAAAAATTATGTTTTTCGCAGCCGGTACAGGACTGGTGCTTTTAGCTGGCGTGCTCTTGTTCCAGGCATTCAACGCCAAAACAGGTGCCGCCGGTGAAGACAAATCAGCTGGTTCGGTCCGGATTTCCGGAAGCCAGCCTTCTGCACGGACTCAGCCTGTAGCCAAAGTCGGCAACGTGGTGATCAGTGAAGATGAGCTAGCCCGCGAGTGTATCGCCTTGTATGGACCAGAAGTCCTGGAGAATGTCATCAACCGGGCCATTATCGAACAGGCCTGTCAGAAAGCCGGCATTAACGTCGAACAGGCAGAAGTTCACGCCGAAGTCGAAAAGATCGCCAAACGCTTTAACCTGGATACCAAAACCTGGTACGAAATGCTGCAGGCAGAGCGTAAAATGAATCCCAACCAGTATCGCCGCAACGTGATCTGGCCGATGCTGGCACTGCGTAAACTGGCTGGACAGCGCACTAAGCTGACCCCGGAGCAGGTGCAGAAAGCATTCGTCCGGGATTATGGCCCACGCGTGAAAGCCCGTATGATCATGATGGACAACCTGAGCCGTGCTCAGAAAGTCTGGGATGATGTCAAAAAACATCCAGCCGAATTTGAACGTTATGCCCGTGACTATTCCATCGAACCAAACAGCCGCGCCCTGGGTGGTGCTATTCAACCGATTCCCCAGTTTTCTGAAAATGAAAGCCTCTGGAAAGCCGCCTTCAAACTCCATGAAGGGGAAGTCTCCGGAATCGTTCAAATCGGACTCAGCCGCTATGCCATTCTGCTTTGCGAAGGCCGGACCGAGCCCATCGTAAACAGCATCGAAGATGTAAAAACTCAACTGGTGGACCAGTTGACTGAAGAACAGACACAGGAAGCAGTCGCCCGCGTGTTTGCGAAACTGAAAGAGCAAACCCGCGTCGACAACTATATCACTGGTTCGACGACCGGTGGTGTCTCCCAGACTTCGGGCACGAGCTTCAGCAAGGGACAGGTCAATCAGGCCATCCCCAGCCCCACACAGGGACTGAACGGCTCGAACCGCTAA
- a CDS encoding SPFH domain-containing protein has translation MGFWMDKLRAELVDIIEWIDDSKHTMTWRFPRYQNEIKNGAQLIVRPGQMALFVHRGQVADVFEPGHYELKTDNLPILATLQGWKHGFNSPFRSEVYFVNTTQITDLKWGTPNPIMLRDPEFGPIRLRAFGNYSLKANDPRILVKELVGTNAEFHSEEINELLRSIINSSFADLIGESKYAALDLASKYTEISTELKKIVNERIDDEYGLETPQLLIVNISLPETVEKALDTRTSMGVIGDMNKFQQFQMGQAMLSAAENPSGGGAADGMGLGMGFAMANRMMQSPGMGAPTQMTPPPPPAAWHIAVNGQSQGPYSPEQISQGIAGGQITDQTQVWSAGMSGWLPAGQVPQLSGYFQATPPPPPPAG, from the coding sequence ATGGGATTCTGGATGGATAAACTGCGAGCCGAACTCGTAGATATTATTGAGTGGATCGATGATTCAAAACACACCATGACCTGGCGGTTTCCCCGTTATCAGAATGAAATCAAAAATGGCGCGCAACTGATCGTCAGGCCCGGCCAGATGGCTTTGTTTGTGCATCGCGGACAGGTCGCCGACGTCTTTGAGCCTGGGCATTATGAGCTCAAAACCGATAATCTGCCGATCCTGGCGACACTGCAGGGCTGGAAACATGGTTTCAACAGTCCCTTCCGTTCGGAAGTCTATTTCGTCAATACCACACAAATTACCGACTTGAAATGGGGCACTCCCAATCCGATCATGCTCCGTGATCCGGAGTTCGGTCCGATTCGACTGCGGGCCTTTGGCAACTATTCACTCAAAGCCAATGATCCGCGAATCCTGGTGAAAGAACTGGTGGGCACCAATGCGGAGTTTCATTCAGAAGAAATCAACGAACTGTTACGCTCGATCATCAACAGTTCGTTCGCCGATCTGATTGGGGAGTCAAAATATGCGGCACTGGATCTCGCTTCGAAATATACCGAGATTTCCACAGAACTGAAAAAAATAGTCAATGAACGAATCGATGATGAATATGGTCTGGAGACTCCCCAGTTACTGATCGTGAATATTTCCCTGCCGGAAACGGTGGAAAAAGCGCTGGATACCCGGACCAGTATGGGCGTGATTGGTGATATGAATAAATTCCAGCAGTTCCAGATGGGCCAGGCGATGCTCTCTGCAGCCGAAAACCCTTCGGGGGGAGGCGCAGCAGATGGCATGGGGCTGGGCATGGGGTTCGCGATGGCGAATCGGATGATGCAGTCTCCCGGAATGGGGGCCCCCACTCAGATGACGCCACCACCACCGCCGGCGGCCTGGCACATCGCCGTGAATGGCCAGTCACAGGGACCATATTCCCCGGAACAGATTTCACAGGGAATCGCCGGGGGGCAGATCACCGATCAGACTCAGGTCTGGTCAGCCGGGATGTCAGGCTGGTTACCCGCGGGTCAGGTACCTCAGCTGTCAGGTTACTTTCAGGCCACACCACCTCCTCCACCACCGGCTGGTTAG